Proteins from a single region of Deinococcus sedimenti:
- a CDS encoding phosphotransferase, translating into MGAVIVWHPDGRRVLRDQGGWPTLTAEPREPLAEVARSTWQLECWVLHDGGHPMGRPEPAHLRALSPTCPPGLVWADADQPPLQRAWQRPSWPEDAAQLIDTALAQTGRTRTGRPRPVHSTDLVSVIVADTTAGPVYFKASHNGREAAVTAHLARHHAHLTPPLLCADETRGLLLTASGGELLDRVGDLGAWEEAVTQLAHFQLQADSQALTELGCPALPLTETAERVDALLGDPAVLTSWGVRAQQQEVLAGQRTQIRAAFQDLADLGLPDLPSHGDAHPRNALSGPRGSVWFDWSETHSAAHPLLDAGWFLWWTLNKAGLPVAQGRGDLGPHLARTYLTALGCPDVLPLLLEALPLALLQRAVTYDAQFRHWEGTLPDWRPGYVPYVLSRAAHAITERGRS; encoded by the coding sequence ATGGGGGCCGTCATCGTCTGGCACCCCGATGGCCGGCGGGTGCTGCGCGATCAGGGCGGGTGGCCGACCCTGACCGCTGAGCCGCGCGAGCCGCTCGCTGAGGTCGCCCGCAGCACCTGGCAGCTGGAGTGCTGGGTGCTACACGACGGTGGTCACCCCATGGGTCGCCCAGAACCGGCCCACCTGCGTGCCCTGAGCCCCACCTGTCCGCCCGGCCTGGTCTGGGCGGATGCCGATCAGCCGCCCCTGCAGCGGGCGTGGCAGCGCCCCTCATGGCCGGAGGACGCCGCCCAGCTCATCGATACCGCGCTGGCGCAGACGGGCCGCACCCGGACGGGCAGGCCACGTCCCGTGCACAGCACGGACCTCGTGAGCGTCATCGTGGCGGACACCACGGCGGGACCGGTGTACTTCAAAGCCAGTCACAACGGGCGGGAGGCGGCGGTCACGGCCCACCTGGCTCGCCATCACGCGCACCTCACGCCCCCGCTGCTCTGCGCGGATGAGACCCGGGGCCTGCTACTGACTGCCTCTGGCGGCGAGTTGCTGGACCGCGTTGGGGATCTCGGCGCTTGGGAGGAGGCGGTCACGCAGCTCGCTCACTTCCAGCTGCAGGCTGATTCCCAGGCGCTGACCGAACTTGGGTGTCCCGCGCTTCCCCTAACAGAGACAGCCGAGCGGGTGGACGCGCTGCTGGGCGACCCGGCGGTCCTGACCAGCTGGGGCGTCCGGGCCCAGCAGCAGGAGGTCCTGGCGGGTCAGCGGACCCAAATCCGCGCGGCGTTCCAGGACCTCGCGGATCTGGGCCTGCCCGACCTGCCCAGTCACGGTGACGCCCACCCCCGCAACGCGCTGTCGGGCCCGCGGGGCAGCGTGTGGTTCGACTGGAGTGAAACCCACAGCGCCGCTCACCCCCTGCTCGACGCCGGGTGGTTCCTGTGGTGGACGCTGAACAAGGCCGGACTGCCCGTCGCGCAGGGGCGCGGTGACCTCGGACCGCACCTCGCGCGCACCTACCTGACGGCCCTGGGCTGCCCGGACGTCCTGCCGCTGCTCCTTGAGGCCCTGCCGCTCGCGCTGCTTCAGCGCGCCGTGACATACGACGCGCAGTTCCGGCACTGGGAAGGCACGCTCCCCGACTGGCGGCCCGGGTACGTGCCGTACGTGCTCAGCCGCGCAGCCCACGCCATTACGGAACGGGGCAGGTCATGA